In Alphaproteobacteria bacterium, a genomic segment contains:
- a CDS encoding ABC transporter ATP-binding protein, translating to MSGDLVTMRDLRVLFRSADRTVHAVNGVDLTLAQGEVMGLLGESGSGKSVTLRALLRLLPPKRSHITGKIEVAGHDVMAMDEAATRDYRGSVVSMIFQEPMLAFDPVFTVGEQIAEAVMRHEKVNKAAGMARALEMLDRVRIPSAKRRLEAYPHEMSGGMRQRAMIALALACKPKLLLADEPTTALDATVQIQILLLLRELQREMGMGVIFVTHDMGVAVEVSDKIAVMYAGRVIESGTVRDVIRSPSHPYTQGLLSSTVHGSMRGKRLEAIPGAPPNLATAPVDCAFSPRCKHVAPECKTGIPALAPVAQGHLAACARLGALV from the coding sequence ATGAGCGGCGATCTCGTCACGATGCGCGATCTGCGCGTGCTGTTCCGCAGCGCCGATCGCACGGTCCATGCGGTCAACGGCGTGGATCTTACGCTCGCGCAGGGTGAGGTGATGGGTTTGCTGGGCGAGTCCGGCTCGGGCAAGTCCGTCACGTTGCGCGCCTTGCTGCGCCTGTTGCCGCCCAAGCGCAGCCACATCACCGGCAAGATCGAAGTCGCCGGCCACGACGTGATGGCGATGGACGAGGCGGCGACGCGCGATTATCGCGGCAGCGTCGTGTCGATGATCTTCCAGGAGCCGATGCTCGCTTTCGATCCGGTGTTCACCGTGGGCGAGCAGATCGCCGAAGCGGTGATGCGCCATGAAAAGGTAAACAAGGCGGCGGGCATGGCGCGCGCGCTCGAAATGCTCGACCGGGTGCGCATCCCGTCGGCCAAGCGGCGTTTGGAAGCGTACCCCCATGAAATGTCGGGCGGCATGCGCCAGCGCGCGATGATCGCGCTCGCGCTGGCGTGCAAGCCCAAGTTGCTGCTGGCCGACGAGCCGACCACGGCGCTCGACGCGACGGTGCAGATCCAGATTCTGCTGTTGCTGCGCGAGTTGCAGCGCGAGATGGGAATGGGCGTCATTTTCGTGACCCACGATATGGGGGTGGCGGTCGAAGTCTCCGACAAGATCGCGGTGATGTATGCCGGTCGCGTGATCGAAAGCGGCACGGTGCGCGACGTGATCCGTTCGCCCTCGCATCCTTATACGCAAGGGCTGCTGTCCTCGACCGTGCATGGTTCGATGCGCGGCAAACGGTTGGAGGCCATTCCGGGCGCGCCGCCGAATTTGGCGACGGCGCCCGTCGATTGCGCCTTCTCGCCGCGCTGCAAGCACGTGGCGCCGGAATGCAAGACGGGAATTCCAGCACTCGCCCCGGTCGCGCAGGGCCATCTTGCGGCTTGCGCGCGGCTGGGGGCCTTGGTCTAA
- a CDS encoding polysaccharide deacetylase family protein, producing the protein MNARVRDLRGYGFAKPKIVWPNGARLAVSLNVNFEEGAEFAVGDGDPKNEVFGEVQSIVPPGKRDLTLEEVFGYGMRAALPRFLRAFEKRKIATTFMMCGRAVERLPEFAKASIGAGHEAALHGWRWAAHFDFDDAEAERKLIRHARDTIASVTGETPVGFMCRSSQSAFTRRLLAEEGFLYDSNALDDDLPYWDKASGPKPILVVPYAFDTNDMKFYHPTGFRTADEFLSYLRRALETLLAECDDGETRLLNVGLHLRIIGRPARFWALDKFLDDLVALKDRVWVARRRDIAAHWIAHGPKP; encoded by the coding sequence ATGAACGCTCGGGTGCGGGATCTGCGGGGTTACGGCTTCGCCAAGCCGAAAATCGTCTGGCCGAACGGCGCGCGGCTGGCGGTGTCGCTGAACGTCAATTTCGAGGAAGGGGCGGAGTTCGCCGTCGGCGACGGCGACCCGAAGAACGAAGTCTTCGGCGAGGTGCAAAGCATCGTGCCGCCCGGCAAGCGCGATCTGACGCTGGAGGAAGTCTTCGGCTACGGCATGCGCGCCGCCCTGCCGCGTTTTCTGCGCGCGTTCGAGAAGCGCAAGATCGCGACCACCTTCATGATGTGCGGCCGCGCGGTCGAGCGCTTGCCCGAATTCGCCAAGGCGAGCATCGGCGCGGGCCACGAGGCGGCGTTGCATGGTTGGCGCTGGGCGGCGCATTTCGATTTCGACGACGCGGAGGCCGAGCGCAAGCTGATCCGCCACGCGCGCGACACGATCGCGTCGGTGACCGGCGAAACGCCGGTCGGCTTCATGTGCCGATCCAGCCAAAGCGCGTTTACGCGCCGTTTGCTGGCCGAGGAAGGGTTCCTCTACGATTCGAACGCGCTCGACGACGATCTGCCCTATTGGGACAAGGCGAGCGGGCCCAAGCCCATTCTGGTGGTGCCCTACGCGTTCGACACGAACGACATGAAGTTCTATCACCCGACGGGCTTCCGCACGGCGGACGAATTCCTGTCATATCTGCGCCGCGCGCTGGAAACGTTGCTCGCCGAATGCGACGACGGCGAAACGCGGCTCCTGAATGTCGGCCTGCATTTGCGCATCATCGGTCGCCCGGCGCGGTTCTGGGCGCTCGACAAGTTCCTCGACGATCTTGTGGCGCTGAAGGATCGCGTTTGGGTCGCACGGCGGCGCGATATCGCCGCACACTGGATCGCGCACGGCCCGAAGCCGTAA